A stretch of the Lolium perenne isolate Kyuss_39 chromosome 3, Kyuss_2.0, whole genome shotgun sequence genome encodes the following:
- the LOC127345104 gene encoding ribosome-inactivating protein, whose translation MAGPTPAFTDSFLVEENNYGDFMRIVRQNVIKYCSDRRPGIVQPVLPPEQAVPSRWFYVLLRNTKTTSSSLTLAVRMDNLYLVGFKTPAGVWWEFGKEGDTRLISGSRWLGFGGRYQDLIGQKGLDTVTLGRAQMARAVHVLAKHGTSKAWEEPRMADPQAESKSMLAKLVIMICEGLRFLTVSGTVDKKFDKVNPTITDVEGKQVNKWDRICVAVFKWANDPNAKFPDLEKVGVKNKTDAERIVVLVKYQAS comes from the coding sequence ATGGCCGGGCCAACACCAGCGTTCACGGACTCCTTCCTGGTGGAGGAGAACAACTACGGCGACTTCATGCGCATAGTGCGGCAGAACGTGATCAAGTACTGCAGCGACCGGCGCCCTGGAATCGTCCAGCCCGTGCTGCCGCCGGAGCAGGCGGTCCCCAGCCGCTGGTTCTACGTCCTCCTCCGTAACACCAAGACCACCTCCAGCTCCCTCACCCTCGCCGTGCGCATGGACAACCTCTACCTCGTCGGCTTCAAGACCCCGGCCGGGGTGTGGTGGGAGTTCGGCAAAGAGGGCGACACCCGCCTCATCAGCGGCTCCAGGTGGCTTGGCTTCGGCGGCCGGTACCAGGACCTGATCGGCCAGAAGGGGCTGGACACCGTCACGCTAGGCCGCGCCCAAATGGCCCGAGCCGTCCATGTCCTCGCCAAGCATGGCACCTCCAAGGCGTGGGAGGAGCCGCGGATGGCCGATCCGCAAGCCGAGTCCAAGAGCATGCTGGCCAAGCTGGTGATCATGATATGCGAGGGGCTGCGGTTCCTCACCGTGTCTGGCACGGTGGACAAGAAGTTTGACAAGGTGAACCCCACGATAACCGACGTCGAGGGGAAGCAGGTGAATAAATGGGATAGGATCTGTGTGGCCGTATTCAAGTGGGCTAACGATCCCAATGCTAAGTTCCCCGATCTGGAGAAGGTAGGCGTCAAGAATAAAACCGACGCGGAACGAATCGTCGTGCTCGTCAAGTATCAAGCTAGCTAA